The Melospiza georgiana isolate bMelGeo1 chromosome 9, bMelGeo1.pri, whole genome shotgun sequence genome has a segment encoding these proteins:
- the DMRTA2 gene encoding doublesex- and mab-3-related transcription factor A2, with protein sequence MELRSELPSVPAAPPPVPPSSVAAAAAAAAATLPVSVAGSLLRAPPLLLRAAEKYPRTPKCARCRNHGVVSALKGHKRYCRWKDCMCAKCTLIAERQRVMAAQVALRRQQAQEENEARELQLLYGTAEGLALAAANGIIPPRPAYEVFGSVCAGAGGEGGAGASESKMQKFELFPKTLLPSRAVTPQQAGGKPLSPDGESVPGTSSPDARHGSGSENGDGESFLSSPVSKGPKEGEESPGSISPLGSDSGSEADKDEQDPSPSAGGRQRTPIDILTRVFPAHKRSVLELVLQGCGGDVVQAIEQILNNRGPEKGPEEGWARDGALQGLPPTPAAAAAAHHRPLIAGAMAPAIGTLGSRSAFSPLQPNATHFGAEAGAYPLGTHLGLNPLRLAYSAHSRGLAFMTPYSTAGLMPTLGFRPPVDYAFSDLMRERSAVHKEQVYSGGLYGPMVNNTPEKQ encoded by the exons ATGGAGCTGCGCTCGGAGCTGCCCAGCGTGCCCGCCGCGccccccccggtgccccccagCTCGGtggcggccgcggcggcggcggcggcggccacGCTGCCGGTGAGCGTGGCCGGGAGCTTGCTGCGggcgccgccgctgctgctgcgggcGGCCGAGAAGTACCCGCGGACGCCCAAGTGCGCCCGGTGCCGCAACCACGGCGTGGTGTCGGCGCTGAAGGGCCACAAGCGGTACTGCCGCTGGAAGGACTGCATGTGCGCCAAGTGCACCCTGATCGCCGAGCGGCAGCGCGTCATGGCCGCTCAGGTGGCGCTGCGCCGGCAGCAGGCGCAGGAGGAGAACGAGGcccgggagctgcagctgctctacGGCACGGCCGAGGGGCTGGCGCTGGCGGCCGCCAACGGCATCATCCCGCCCCGGCCCGCCTACGAGGTGTTCGGCTCCGTCTGCGCCGGGGCCGGCGGCGAGGGAGGCGCCGGCGCCTCAG AGTCCAAGATGCAGAAGTTCGAGCTGTTCCCCAAGACGCTGCTGCCGAGCCGCGCCGTCACCCCGCAGCAGGCGGGCGGGAAGCCCCTCTCCCCGGACGGCGAGTCCGTGCCCGGCACCTCCTCCCCAGACGCTCGCCACGGCTCGGGCTCGGAGAACGGGGACGGCGAGTCCTTCCTGAGCTCCCCCGTCTCCAAGGGCCcgaaggagggggaggagagcCCGGGCTCCATCAGCCCGCTGGGCTCGGACTCGGGCTCCGAGGCGGACAAGGACGAGCAGGACCCGTCGCCCTCGGCCGGCGGCCGGCAGCGGACTCCCATCGACATCCTGACGCGCGTCTTCCCGGCGCACAAGCGCAGCgtgctggagctggtgctgcagggctgcggCGGGGACGTGGTACAGGCCATCGAGCAGATCCTCAACAACCGCGGCCCGGAGAAGGGCCCCGAGGAGGGCTGGGCCCGGGACGGCGCCTTGCAGGGCCTGCCGCCCacccccgccgccgccgccgccgcccacCACCGGCCCCTGATCGCGGGCGCCATGGCCCCGGCCATCGGCACGCTGGGCAGCCGCTCCGCCTTCTCCCCGCTGCAGCCCAACGCCACGCACTTCGGGGCCGAGGCCGGCGCCTACCCGCTGGGCACGCACCTGGGACTGAACCCGCTGCGCCTCGCCTACTCGGCGCACAGCCGGGGACTGGCCTTCATGACCCCCTACTCCACGGCCGGGCTGATGCCCACGCTGGGGTTCCGGCCGCCCGTGGACTACGCCTTCAGCGACCTGATGCGGGAGCGCTCGGCCGTGCACAAGGAGCAGGTGTACTCCGGAGGGCTCTACGGGCCCATGGTCAACAACACCCCCGAGAAGCAATAG